From Onychostoma macrolepis isolate SWU-2019 chromosome 05, ASM1243209v1, whole genome shotgun sequence, one genomic window encodes:
- the shpk gene encoding sedoheptulokinase, with protein MAAASLSCSAGFVLGMDLGTSSVKVVLLDAQSKTVTDSKSVPTNSYISSTSDIHAKEQDPSLIISALDQCMDALPKDKLKKVKCIGVCGQMHGIVLWKSKSGCEWLREDREIIRFIPKDVSQLITWQDGRCSADFLSSLPKPDSHLSLATGFGCASIFWYMKHRPEFLSGFSDAGTIQDYVVSMLCNLDKCVMTGQNAASWGYFNTTTNKWNTQILKDAGFPVQLLPVVVESGAVAGHTFSEWYGIPAHTAVGAAMGDFQCSVYSCMTDKGDAVLNMSTSAQLTFSMPAEFTPPNSPDPLSPVAYFPYLHGSYLAVAASLNGGNVMATFVRMLDSWMKEFGLEVNESRIYSQLIQSALAQPNTDLTVTTALLGERHDPTSSASVSQISPSNLSLGHVTRAVCRGIIENMATMMPPQSLQAAGVRCIIGSGSALSCNTVLQQEVERVFKFPVVYGKDVDSAVGVAMVFNDQT; from the exons ATGGCGGCGGCATCACTCAGTTGTTCTGCTGGCTTTGTTCTCGGCATGGATCTGGGCACCTCGTCAGTTAAAGTGGTGCTGCTGGACGCGCAGTCAAAGACAGTCACAGACAGTAAGAGTGTCCCTACAAACTCTTATATCAGCAGCACTTCAGACATACAT GCCAAAGAGCAGGACCCTTCACTAATAATCTCCGCTCTGGACCAATGCATGGATGCTTTACCTAAAGACAAGCTGAAAAAAGTCAAGTGCATTGGAGTGTGTGGACAAATGCATGGCATTGTGTTGTGGAAATCTAAATCAG GCTGTGAATGGCTACGTGAAGATCGTGAAATCATTAGATTTATTCCTAAAGATGTCAGTCAGCTGATAACCTGGCAGGACGGGCGCTGCAGTGCTGACTTCCTGTCTTCCTTACCCAAACCAGATTCCCACCTGAGCTTGGCCACTGGCTTTGGTTGTGCCAGCATCTTCTGGTACATGAAACACAG GCCGGAGTTCCTGTCGGGTTTCAGTGATGCAGGCACCATCCAAGACTATGTGGTCTCCATGCTGTGTAACCTTGACAAATGTGTCATGACTGGACAAAATGCCGCCAGCTGGGGCTACTTCAACACAACCACCAACAAATGGAACACACAAAT TCTGAAGGATGCAGGTTTCCCTGTGCAGCTTTTGCCTGTCGTGGTGGAGTCCGGAGCTGTGGCTGGTCACACTTTCTCTGAGTGGTATGGCATCCCTGCTCATACAGCGGTCGGGGCAGCGATGGGAGACTTCCAGTGTAGTGTCTACTCCTGCATGACTGACAAAGGAGATGCAG TGCTGAATATGAGCACTTCAGCCCAGCTGACGTTCAGCATGCCTGCAGAGTTCACCCCTCCAAATTCTCCAGACCCCCTCTCTCCTGTTGCTTATTTCCCATACTTGCATGGCTCCTACCTGGCAGTGGCTGCATCACTAAATGGAGGCAATGTCATGGCCACCTTTGTCAGAATGCTGGACTCATGGATGAAAGAATTTG GATTGGAAGTAAATGAGTCCAGAATCTACTCCCAACTAATCCAGTCTGCTCTGGCACAGCCTAACACTGATCTAACCGTGACCACAGCACTACTAGGAGAGCGGCATGACCCCACTTCCAGTGCCAGTGTCTCCCAGATCTCGCCCTCTAACCTCTCTCTGGGTCATGTGACTCGTGCTGTGTGCAGGGGTATTATTGAAAACATGGCCACTATGATGCCCCCTCAGAGCCTGCAGGCAGCTGGGGTGAGGTGTATAATTGGTAGTGGCAGTGCTCTGTCATGTAACACAGTTCTGCAACAGGAAGTAGAGAGAGTATTTAAATTTCCTGTAGTCTACGGAAAAGATGTTGACTCAGCGGTTGGAGTTGCCATGGTGTTTAATGACCAAACATAA
- the emc6 gene encoding ER membrane protein complex subunit 6: protein MATVAAKREGPQFISEVAVRGNNAVLDYCRTSVSALSGATAGILGLTGLYGFVFYFLASFLLSLLLILKAGRRWNKCFKSRRLLFTGGLVGGLFTYVLFWTFLYGMVHVY, encoded by the coding sequence ATGGCCACGGTAGCAGCCAAACGCGAGGGACCGCAGTTCATCAGCGAGGTGGCTGTCAGAGGAAACAACGCTGTGCTCGACTACTGCCGCACGTCCGTGTCCGCGCTCTCCGGGGCCACGGCGGGCATCCTCGGCCTGACCGGACTCTACGGCTTCGTCTTTTATTTCCTTGCTTCTTTCCTGCTGTCCTTGCTCCTGATTCTTAAAGCCGGTCGCCGGTGGAACAAGTGCTTCAAATCTCGACGTCTGCTCTTTACCGGGGGCCTCGTGGGCGGCCTCTTTACTTACGTGCTGTTCTGGACTTTTCTCTACGGAATGGTGCATGTGTACTAA